DNA sequence from the Peptoniphilus sp. GNH genome:
AATCTTACTGTATATTCAGTTCCAGTAGAATACTTAATTGGAATGAAGATGAAAAGTATGAGGGAAAAAGATATATTTGATATAAGCAGATTAATAAAAATATTAAAAATAATCAATCCTGAAGAACTCGAAGCAAAACTTAACAAAAGAGGATTTAATCCAGATTCTTCAATTATATTAGAGTGTTTTGCAGAAGCCTATGGAATTGAATGGCTGAGCGATTATCTTATGAAAATAGAAGAAAATAAACTTAAAGAAGATCTAAAAAAAGATCGGCAAAAAGAAGATAGACCTAAAGGAAATGATTATGTTAGATAAACCTCAAATAGCTTACTTAGAAAAATTGAAAAGCGAAAATTAAAAGACCTTTAAAGGTCTTTTTTTGATGCAAAAGGAGAATGTAAACAATGGAAAAGAAAAATAGAATATTAAGCATAATATTGTCTGTAATAATGATCTTAGGAATTATTCCAACTAACATTTTTGCACAAGAAAATGTTAAATATGCTACAGATCCGACTACAGCTAAAGACAATGAGTATGTTTATATTGAAAATCAAAAATTAAAAGAAGATTTTTTAAGAATATTAAAAGATAGAAATTGCAGATATTCAGCAGGTTTAAATGGTAGGCAAGAAGCTCAAGTTTTACTTACAGACATGAATTATGTAAAACCTTCTAATCAAAACGAAATAACTGTAAAAGAGGCAAAGCTGTTTAAAGCTTACCCTAACCAAACGAATGGAAGTATAAACACAGCTATCCCTGGAGATACATTTAATATTGTATCTCTTAAAGGCTTAGAATATTTTGCGAATTTAGAAGTTCTGGTAATAAACAATGGAAAAGTAAAAGATTTGACACCATTAAAAAACTTAAAAAAACTCAGAATACTTTCATTAACAACAAGTAAAGAAATACCAACAGAATTAGAAAATTTAAGTCCTTTAAAGGATTTAACCAATCTTTCAGCCTTAGAACTTGGGAAAATGCTTGCTAATTGGGGAAAATTTGATAACGAAAACTTGAAAATTAAAAGAAATAATATTAAAGATATAAGCTATCTTTCGAATTTAACAAATTTAAAATTTTTATGTATAGACGGTGGATATATTAAAGACCTAAGTCCTTTAAAAAATTTAAGAAACCTTAAAGTTTTAGCGGCACAATCTAATGAGATATCAGATATTTCAATATTAACTAAATTACCCAGCTTAGCTGGAGCTGAACTGTATAACAATAAAATATCAGACTTGTCAAAACTTACTGGTGCAATTGGTTTAAATTTAAAGGCATTAGGTTTATCAGATAACTTTATTTCAGATATAACTCCATTAGCAAATACAAATTTCGACAATTTAGATTTAAGCAATCAACATGTGGAAATTAAGGCTAACTCTAAGACTATTAAAAATCCCTTAAAAACACCAGATAATTCAAAGATAACTTATCAAAAAGACGATACAAAGTATTTAATAAATGGTAATACAATAACTATAAAGGATACATCTAAAGAAAAAATAATTATTCCATTTGATTCTCATCAAATGGGAAAGTCAACAACATTTCTTTCAGATTATTCTGGGCATATAACAGCTCAAGTGAGCAAAGAGTATAGTGAAAAACGTAATTTCAAAGGAGAAATATCTATACTTTTATCAAAAGCTGTCATGTTTAAACCAACTATAGTAGAAGAAAAGGTAACTATTGGAAGCCCTATTGATTTAACTGATAATATTAGCAATTTGCCAGAAGGAGCAAGCGTAAAAGATATATCAAACCCTAAAATCGATATTAACAAAATTCAAGAAACTAGTGGAAAAGTTAAGGTAACATTTAAAGATGGCTCAAGTGCAGAATATGAAATTCCAGTAAAGATTGAAAATATTGTTTGTGAAGAAACAAAGCCTCTAAAAGATAGGATAAGAGAACTTGAAGGACAAATAGGAGAGCTTCAAGGACAAAAGACCAAGCTAGAAGAAAATGTAAATAGACTTACACAAGAAGTAGCCACAGCTAATTCTGACAAAGAGAAAATTACAAATGAACTTAATGAGTCAAAAACAAAATTAGAAGCTGCCAACAATAAAATAACAGAACTTGAAAGAAAAATAAAAACACTTGAAGAAGAAATAAAAACCCTGAAAGAAGAAAACGAACAACTTAAAAAAGACAAGGTAGCCTTAGAAGAAGAAATAAAAACCTTAAAGGAGCAATTAGCTACTTGTAAAGAATCTAATGAAAAACTTCAAGAGAAAATTTCCAATCTTGAAAAGGAAATTGAAACTCTAAAGGAAGCAAATGCTGAAAAAGACAATAAAATAAAAGATTTAGAAAAACAAATCGCTGAAAAAGAAAAAAACCTTGAAAATATTAAAAAAGAGCTTGAAAATGCTGATGAACTAATAAAAAAATTAAGAGCAGAAAAAGCAAAACTAGTAGATGAAATAAATGACAAAAAATCTGAGCTTGAACAAGCAAAACAAGATCTTGAAAACTTGAAGCAAGAACTTGAAGCTGAAAAAACTAAAGCCAAAGAAGAAAAAGAAAATTTACAAAAACAAGTTGATGAAGTTAATAAAAATCTTGAGGACTTAAACAAGAAGCTTAAAGGTATTCAAGAAGAAAAACATAATTTACAAGAAAATCTAGATGCTGAAAAAGCTAAGACAGATAAAAACGAAGAAAAAATAAAGGATTTAGAGAATAAAATTGTTGATAAAAATAAACAAGAAGAAGAATTAACTAAAGAAAAAGAAACATTAACACAAAAAACTAAAGACCTTGGGGATAAAATTGTAGAAAAAGATAAAGAAATAGAAAAACTTAACTTAACAATTACTGAAAAAGAAAATAACATAAAAGGCTTAGAAACAAAAATCTCAAACTTAGAGAACGAAAAGAAAGACCTTGAAGAAAAAATTAAAAATTTACTAGATAAAGATAATTCTAAAGATGAATTACTAGCAAAGCTTAACAAAGAGATAGAAAATTTAAAGGCTGAGTTAGAAAAAATCAATAAGGAATCTAAAAATAAAGATAAAACTATAGAAGATATAAAAAGAGAAAACGATCTAAAAGAAGCAAAAAGACTTGTAGAAGAAGCTGAAAAAACAAAGACAAAAGAAGCTAAAGACAAGGCACAAAATGCTATAAATAAGTTGGCAGACTCGGCTGAGAAAAATGCACTTCAAGAAAGATTAAATAAAGTTGAGTTGGAAGAAACTGACCCAAATAAAGATCTAAGAACGCAAATAGAAAAACTAATAAAAAAAGCTGAAAGAGAAATTGAAAAGAACAAAGATGTTTCAAGAACTCAGCAAAGAAAAATTGAAGATGTAATTGATGAAGCTAAAGAAACATTAATAAACAAAAAAGCGGACAGAAATGATTTAAAAGAAGTAAAAAGAAAACTAGAAGATGCTCTAGATTCACTTCTAGTGGCAGACAATATATTTACAAGAGTTAATAAATCTAAACTTGAAATAGCCATTAAAGATGCAGAAAGCATAGATAAAAAATCTCTAAATATATATGAAGAAGACGATTTAAATAGAGCCATAAATGAAGCTAAAAAAGTATATTATGACTACAAATCAAATCAAAACGAAGTAGACAAACAAGCTGATAATTTAAAAAAACTTGTAGATAAATACAAGAAATATAGGAAAAATGAATCTAAATTATCAAAAATTATTAATGAAGCTGGAAGTGAAAATCTTCAAAATTATTTGGATAAAATCAGAATAAAATCTTCAAAAGATTTACTAGAAAGCAAGAGAGTTAGCGATGATAGAAACTACACAAGCTTGAAATACGTTTTTAAAATCAATGCGTATAAGTATGCAGAGGCAACAAATAAGGAAATAAATATCTACAAAATAGATGTTAAGCCAGTTGTTAGAAATGACAGAACAATGATGCCTCTAAGATATGTAGGATATGTTTTAGGTGCTGATGTAGCTTACGACAATTACACAAGAACAGCTAGTTTTACAAGAAATGGTATAACAGCTAAGATTCAAATAGACGGAAATCAAATTGTTACCTCAGATGGAAAAAGCTACACTATGGATTCAAAGCCACTAAACATCAATAACAGAATTCTAGTATCTCTAACAAATATATCAAGAGTTTTTAATATTACAAATGGAGATACAGATGATGGAATTGATCAAGATATCGAATGGAATCAAAATGATAAGACAGTAACCATAAATATAGTTAGATAAAGACAATAAGAAGGCAAGATTTTTACTTGCCTTCTTTAAATTTTAAAAATTAGGAGGAATAATATGGATTTTATTCAACAATCAGTACAAGCATTAGGAACTTTAGTAACAGCAATAGGAGCAGGACTTGGAGCTTGGGGTATCGTAAACTTAATTGAAGGATATGGCGGAGATAACCCAGGAGCTAAATCACAAGGCATTAAGCAGCTTATGGCTGGAGGGGGACTTGTTTTAATAGCACAACAAGTAATTCCTCTTTTAGCAAATCAATTTAATGGATAAGGGGGAATTCCTCTTATCCATTAAATTTTTAGAGGTAAGATATGGGATTACTAGAAAAATTACTATCATCTCTTAAAGGCTCTGTTATAAATGCGATAATCAATAATTTTACTTTAGCATCAACAGATGGTGGAATGTTAAGTCAAGTTACCGATATAGCACGAGCAGATCCTAGATCATATAATTCAGACTTATTTTCAATCGCTCAAAACGTAAATAGAAATGTAATAGTCCCAGTTGCAATGATAATAATAACATTTATAGCGATCAGTGAAATATATGCATTAGTGATAGAAAAAAATAATATGCACGATTTCGACACTTTTGTGTTTTTCAAGTGGATTGTAAAAACGTACCTAAGCATATATTTAGTAAACCACTCATTTGATTTTATTATGGCAATTTTTTCTATAAGCCAAAATATGGTAGGACAAGTTAGTGGAGCAACAGCGGAAGCTATCAACACAGCATCGAATATAGAAGCAATAAGAGCAAATTTAGAAAAACTTAGCTTTTTCGAACTTGCATCAACATATATACAGACATTAATTCCTGCGTTTATTATTAGGATTTTATATATTGCTATGTGGGTCATTACTCTTGGTAGAATGGCGGAAATCTACTTCGTGATATCTGTATCATCTCTGCCATTTGCCACTTTGACATCAGGAAGATTTTCAGGAGTTGGTGATAACTATATAAAAACATCTGTAGCATTAGGACTTCAGGGACTTTTTATGATTATGACAATAGCTTTTTATTCCACTTTTGTAGAAAGGCTAGCAGTAGATCCTGGAACAGATATGGTTGGTTTTTTAGGAAAGGCTGTAGGTGCAAGTTTATTGGCGGTAATTGTGCTTTTAAGAACAAAAAGTATAGCTATGAGTGTAACGGGAGCAAGTTAGGAGGTGGACTATGGCATATGTTCAAGTACCGAGAGATTTATCTAAAGTTGAAGCAAAGCTAGCACTTAATTTAACTAAAAGACAGCTAATATGTTTTGGTATTGGAGGAGCTTTAGGAATTCCGACATACTTTATCCTTAAAGATATAATACCAACAGACATAGCTTCAATTTTTGCTTTTTTAATTATGTCTCCTTTCTTCTTAGCTGGAGTATATAAAAAAGATGGGATACCTTTAGAAAAATACTTGTATTTTGTTTTAAGGCAAAAATATTATAGACCACATATTAGAACGTACAAAACAAAAATTTTAATAGGAGAGGAGAAATTTGGATCAAATAAGAAAAAAACAAGAAAAAAAACTAGCTGAAAATATAAAAAAAGCAAAAAGTAGAAAAGACGATTATAAAAATTCTTTAAAAGGTAATAGTAAAGCAAAAAAGAAAAAATATTCTCTTTTTTCCAAACTTTTAAATTTAAATAAAGAAGAAAATAATGTAACAACGACTCAAGACACAATTCCGTTTGACAAAATGTATAGAGATGGAATTTGTAAAACTGATGAAAGACACTTTAACAAGTCAATAAAATTTAATGATATAAATTATAGGTTGGCTCAAACTGAAGACCAACAAAGAATATTTAATCAATATTGCGAATTGTTGAATTATTTTGACTCATCTATAGATTTTCAATTTTCTTTTATAAATCAAACTGGATATATTTCAGACATGAAAGATAATATAAAAATTTCAGATAAAGATGATGGATTTAATGAGATCAGGGAAGAATACTCTGATATGCTCCAAAATCAATTAGCAAAAGGCAACAATGGGATTGTAAAAACTAAGTATTTAAGTTTTGGAATAGAGGCAAAAAACTTAAAGGAAGCAATTCCAAGGCTAGAAAGAATAGAATCTGATATAATCAATAATTTTGCAATTTTAGGTGTAAAGGCAGAATCTTTAAATGGACTTGAAAGACTAGATCTATTATGGCGAATAATGAACCAAGGCAATAAAAATAAATTAAAGTTTGATTGGTCTGCTGTAAATAGTGGTGGAATGACTACAAAAGACTATATTGCTCCGACATCTTTTAATTTTAAATCATCAAAGTATTTTAAGATGGGATCGGTATTTGGGGCTTCTTCTTTTTTGATGATCATTGCTCCAGAAATTTCAGACAAAATGCTTGCAGAACTTCTTGACATAGAAGAAGATTTAGTGATTAATATCCACGCTCAATCAATTGACCAAAGAGAAATAATCAAAGAGGTAAAGAGAAAAATTTCCGATCTTGATAAGATGAAAATAGAGGAGCAGAAAAAGGCGGTAAGGGCAGGATATGATATGGATATAATTCCTCCAGATCTTGCAGATGCGACTCAAGAAGCCAAATTTTTATTAAATGAATTGCAAGGAAGAAACGAAAGATTTTTTAAAGTTTCTTTTCAAATTACTAATTTTGCACCCACAATTCAAAAATTAGAAAATGTTATTTTTCAAGTAAATGGAATTGTTCAAAAATACAACTGTTCACTAAATAGGCTAGATTACCAGCAAGAGCAAGGATTTTGTTCTTCGCTTCCAATATGTAGAAATGAAATAGAACTAGAAAGAGGCTTACCAACATCAGCCTTAGCGGCATTTATACCTTTTACAACACAAGAACTTTTCCATGGAGGAAAATCACTATATTATGGGCTAAATGCGATATCTAACAATATGATAATGGTTGATAGAACTAGCTTAAACAATCCGAATGGGCTAATTTTAGGAACACCAGGTTCAGGAAAATCTTTTGCAGCAAAAAGAGAAATGGCTAACTCTTTTTTAATAACAGATAATGACATCATGATTTGTGATCCAGAGGCTGAATATTTAGATCTTTCAAGGGCTTTAGGTGGCACTGTCGTTAACATATCATCAACATCAAAAGACTATATAAATCCTTTAGACATCAACGTAAACTATGGAGATGGAGATGACCCAGTAATGTTAAAAGCTTCTTTCGTTTTATCTTTAATGGAGCTTATAAAAGGCGGCACTCAAGGTTTACAATCTGTTGAAATATCAGTAATAGATAGATGTACTAGGGCTATTTATCAAAACTACATCGAACATCCTAAAAAAGAAAACATTCCGATTCTTGAAGACTTATATAGTGAACTATTAAAACAGCCTGAACTTGAATCCAAGCGACTAGCTACAGCATTAGAAATCTATGTAAATGGTTCGTTAAAGGTTTTTAACAATAGAACTAATGTAGATACTACAAATCGTGTTATTTGTTTCAACATTAAAGAGTTACAAGGACATTTAAAAAAGATAGGAATGCTAATTATACAAGATCAAGTTTGGAATCGAGTGTCAACAAATAGAAGCACGTCGAAAAAAACTTCTTTTTATCAAGATGAATTTCACCTACTTTTAAGAGAAAAACAAACAGCGGAATACTCAGTAGAAATTTGGAAAAGATTCAGAAAATGGGGCGGAATACCTACTGGAATTACTCAAAATATAAAGGATTTATTAGCAAGTAAAGAAATAGAAAACATTTTTGAAAATTCAGACTTTGTGTTGATGTTAAATCAAGGATCTGGAGATAGAGAGATTTTAGCCCAAACTCTAAAAATTTCAAGAGATCAACTTTCATATATTACAAATAGAGGACCTGGAGAAGGTCTTATTTACTATGGTGGTATAATAATTCCATTTATAGATAAATTTCCCAAAGATACTAAGCTATACAAACTAATGACAACAAAGCCTGATGAAATTGTATTAGGCTAAGGGTGTGTTTATATGGGGAACGATATAAGAAATAACAACTATAAAAATTTTAATAGAAGTAATGAATATGATTTAAAAAAATCTAAAGATAGCCTAAATATTCCCCCAGAAGATGAAAGAGTTGTTAACCTAAGAGCGAGGAAAGAAAGGTTTAACAAACTTAACAAAAAAGGAAATAAAGCTTCAAGATTAAGAGAAAAGGATAGTTTAAAAGGCTTTAGGGAAAACTCGTCAGATATAAATTTTCGAAACAAATTTAATTCCAAAAAAGACATCAATAAAAGGCGAATAATTAGAAAAGCTAATAATAAAAATAAGTCGGAAGAAAAAACAAAAAAAGAAGAACAGATAAAACAAGAAGAAAATGTAAAGCTTGAAAATGAAAGAAAGGCTGACGAGCAAAGGAAACTAGAAGAAAGAAGACAGAAAGAATACCAACTATACCAGGAAGAAATTGCAAAAGAAGAAAGTATAAAAGGAGATAGTCTTAATTCTAGTTATATCTACCAAAACACAAAAAAGTCCATAGAAAATATGGAAAAAGGAATCAGAGGAAAAGACTTTAATTTATCTAGAAAAATTGAAGAAACTGACAATAAATCAGATGAAAGAGTTGTTGACCTAAGAGCGAGGAAAGAAAGGTTTAACAAACTTAACAAAAAAGGAAATAAAGCTTCAAGATTAAGAGAAAAGGATAGTTTAAAAGGCTTTAGGGAAAACTCGTCAGATATAAATTTTCGAAACAAATTTAATTCCAAAAAAGACATCAATAAAAGGCGAATAATTAGAAAAACTAATATAAAAAACCAAGTAGGAGAAATATTAAACTCAACAGATCAAAATTCAACAGACAACTTTAGACAGTCGGATAATAATGATTATTTATTTGGAAACAATTTAAGTAAAATTTTTAATAAAACTTCTAAAAATAGTTTTAAGGCTTTTAGAACAAATAAAACAAGGGCTGACTTTAATGTAGTAAATTTCAGAAAACGTATTAGAAGTAATTTTAATATCGAAACAAAATATTCAGACAAGTTAAAATCTAATGAAGGTCAAATTTTTAAAAACTTAGGCTTAGTGTCTGAAAGTATTGAAAATCAAAATAAAGACAAAAATATTGGTGTTTCCACAGTTACTAAATCTGGGATTATGATTTCAAAAGCTCACAAAAGAACAAAAGAGCTAAGGCAGTATAAAAAGAATGAAATTATAAGGTCTAAACTAATTCCTGAAGATAAAAAAATAAAAGAAGATTTAGAGCTAAGAAATAGAGAAGAAAAACTTAGGTTTGATGATGATTATTCAGCAGTAAGAAGACATAAGTTAGCAAATTTTATAGTCGCTGCTTCTGACGTCTTAGATCGACAAAATAAAGATAAAAACATTGGTGTTTCCACAGTTACTACATCAGGCAAAATTATAAGGTCAAAAAGAGTAATCTCAAGAACAAAAAATATTTTTTCTGGAGATAGAAACAAATATTATCAGAAGAAAAAAAATAAAACAAGAATATCCACAAGAATTAGAAATGGATTCAAAAATACTTTTTCTAAGGAAAAAATATTTTCTAGCGGAGGAAAAGCTGTAAATACCATAGTTAAAGTAGCAAAAGCCTCAGCTTTTAAACCATTACTTATAGTGGGTGTAGTTTTAATTTTATTATTAGCGATACTAGGTTCTTGTGCAAATGTAGCTATGTTAGGTGCAGGTGCTATAGCTGATTCATCATACTTAGCATCTTTTCAAGATGTAACTGATGCAGATAAATACTACATGGATTTAGAGGCAAAGCTAAAATACGAACTTGAAAACATAAAAAGAGTTTATCCTGGTTACGATGAGTATAAAATTTCAAAAGATACAATAGGACACGATCCACATTTACTAATGGCATATTTAACAGTTAAATATGAAGATTTTAATTTTATTCAAATTAAAGGAGAATTAGATAATATATTTAAATGGCAATATC
Encoded proteins:
- a CDS encoding PrgI family protein, yielding MAYVQVPRDLSKVEAKLALNLTKRQLICFGIGGALGIPTYFILKDIIPTDIASIFAFLIMSPFFLAGVYKKDGIPLEKYLYFVLRQKYYRPHIRTYKTKILIGEEKFGSNKKKTRKKTS
- a CDS encoding Maff2 family protein, which encodes MDFIQQSVQALGTLVTAIGAGLGAWGIVNLIEGYGGDNPGAKSQGIKQLMAGGGLVLIAQQVIPLLANQFNG
- a CDS encoding NlpC/P60 family protein, translating into MGNDIRNNNYKNFNRSNEYDLKKSKDSLNIPPEDERVVNLRARKERFNKLNKKGNKASRLREKDSLKGFRENSSDINFRNKFNSKKDINKRRIIRKANNKNKSEEKTKKEEQIKQEENVKLENERKADEQRKLEERRQKEYQLYQEEIAKEESIKGDSLNSSYIYQNTKKSIENMEKGIRGKDFNLSRKIEETDNKSDERVVDLRARKERFNKLNKKGNKASRLREKDSLKGFRENSSDINFRNKFNSKKDINKRRIIRKTNIKNQVGEILNSTDQNSTDNFRQSDNNDYLFGNNLSKIFNKTSKNSFKAFRTNKTRADFNVVNFRKRIRSNFNIETKYSDKLKSNEGQIFKNLGLVSESIENQNKDKNIGVSTVTKSGIMISKAHKRTKELRQYKKNEIIRSKLIPEDKKIKEDLELRNREEKLRFDDDYSAVRRHKLANFIVAASDVLDRQNKDKNIGVSTVTTSGKIIRSKRVISRTKNIFSGDRNKYYQKKKNKTRISTRIRNGFKNTFSKEKIFSSGGKAVNTIVKVAKASAFKPLLIVGVVLILLLAILGSCANVAMLGAGAIADSSYLASFQDVTDADKYYMDLEAKLKYELENIKRVYPGYDEYKISKDTIGHDPHLLMAYLTVKYEDFNFIQIKGELDNIFKWQYQYQVTKRVETRYRIKKVIDPSGRIISIREPYKVKILEASLFTNDLEEVLKGKLGSKEDIEQFDKYMISKGNFMFFNSPIKGDWKPKIKKMFGTNVINNKIEEYNGIDINCQGEDVLAVAEGKIIEVSENKIVLEDTDSWRITYENISNANVYIGQKIEIDKKIGKANEFLTIKIQDEKGNYLNPYFHLYSESGLLIQGESQGSEFNNWGQGQNLPEEGQLLDDLFIATAYTSDPAENGGYNTTAMGTPLKRGVIAVDPSVISLGTKLWVEGYGVGRAEDTGGAIRGKRLDLLMDSDTEANNWGIRTVRVAILPDSYKPEITTTEDGKAIINEAQKWLGTRYAYGSKDPRSGGIDCSGFTRWAYVHGAGKNIPHGSQNQYAQSQKISRSEAQPGDLIFFRYTFKDSAHPWGSITHVGIYLGNGQMVHAGNPVKVGSIDDNYWRGKIAGFGRF
- a CDS encoding conjugal transfer protein TraE, coding for MDQIRKKQEKKLAENIKKAKSRKDDYKNSLKGNSKAKKKKYSLFSKLLNLNKEENNVTTTQDTIPFDKMYRDGICKTDERHFNKSIKFNDINYRLAQTEDQQRIFNQYCELLNYFDSSIDFQFSFINQTGYISDMKDNIKISDKDDGFNEIREEYSDMLQNQLAKGNNGIVKTKYLSFGIEAKNLKEAIPRLERIESDIINNFAILGVKAESLNGLERLDLLWRIMNQGNKNKLKFDWSAVNSGGMTTKDYIAPTSFNFKSSKYFKMGSVFGASSFLMIIAPEISDKMLAELLDIEEDLVINIHAQSIDQREIIKEVKRKISDLDKMKIEEQKKAVRAGYDMDIIPPDLADATQEAKFLLNELQGRNERFFKVSFQITNFAPTIQKLENVIFQVNGIVQKYNCSLNRLDYQQEQGFCSSLPICRNEIELERGLPTSALAAFIPFTTQELFHGGKSLYYGLNAISNNMIMVDRTSLNNPNGLILGTPGSGKSFAAKREMANSFLITDNDIMICDPEAEYLDLSRALGGTVVNISSTSKDYINPLDINVNYGDGDDPVMLKASFVLSLMELIKGGTQGLQSVEISVIDRCTRAIYQNYIEHPKKENIPILEDLYSELLKQPELESKRLATALEIYVNGSLKVFNNRTNVDTTNRVICFNIKELQGHLKKIGMLIIQDQVWNRVSTNRSTSKKTSFYQDEFHLLLREKQTAEYSVEIWKRFRKWGGIPTGITQNIKDLLASKEIENIFENSDFVLMLNQGSGDREILAQTLKISRDQLSYITNRGPGEGLIYYGGIIIPFIDKFPKDTKLYKLMTTKPDEIVLG
- a CDS encoding DUF6036 family nucleotidyltransferase gives rise to the protein MREEQFKKLNDELKKINRDLTIICAGGYILEKLGIRTTIDVDAFFTSDKEIDGIIKKVGEELSINSSKENWLNNSIQNLNEIPPIEECQTDYSFSNLTVYSVPVEYLIGMKMKSMREKDIFDISRLIKILKIINPEELEAKLNKRGFNPDSSIILECFAEAYGIEWLSDYLMKIEENKLKEDLKKDRQKEDRPKGNDYVR